In Levilactobacillus brevis, a single genomic region encodes these proteins:
- a CDS encoding DUF1831 domain-containing protein: MLFEKQMQVDGDPDIYELNPNVKSYALKDVGFQLSNAGNYTLERSVDPTSPYNRNQMLRVVVAKDLSGFKMSTTNASGNRRVNIFKGAHAKGNVEQYHFILQNLIDREIIQKKA; the protein is encoded by the coding sequence ATGTTATTCGAGAAGCAAATGCAAGTTGATGGTGATCCTGATATTTACGAATTGAATCCGAATGTGAAGTCGTACGCCTTAAAGGATGTGGGTTTCCAACTGTCCAACGCCGGCAACTACACGCTGGAACGGTCGGTGGACCCCACGTCACCGTACAACCGGAATCAGATGTTACGGGTGGTCGTGGCCAAGGATCTCAGTGGCTTTAAGATGTCGACGACTAACGCGTCTGGTAACCGGCGGGTCAACATCTTCAAGGGTGCGCACGCCAAGGGAAACGTGGAACAATACCACTTTATCTTGCAGAACCTGATTGACCGCGAAATTATTCAAAAGAAGGCTTAA
- a CDS encoding cysteine desulfurase, with amino-acid sequence MKEIHIDNSHAVQEIYLDNAATTPMAPEVLAEMTDKMANVYGNASTLYGLGRQAHTVMENSRQVIANSINAASDEEIIFTSGGSEGDNTAITQTALARQSLGKHIITTEIEHEAVLKPLHALEEQGFEVTYLPVDEHGRISLDDFKAALRDDTILVTIMMGNNEVGSRMPIHEIGEILKDHQAWFHTDAVQTYGLLDIDVQRDHIDLLSTSAHKINGPKMIGFLYKREGVNFPSLIKGGDQEEKRRAGTENVPAIAGFAKAAELLTPEVKAEKRARFHGFKEQVVQGLTANGVDFEVNGSLEGENLDHVLNIWIKGISTYVMQTNLDLAGIAVSGGSACTAGSIEPSHVLTAMFGEKSPRIAESIRLSFGQQTTSDEIDAFIKNVTAIVKRLSKKHSEVK; translated from the coding sequence GTGAAAGAGATTCATATTGATAACAGTCACGCCGTTCAGGAGATTTATCTGGACAACGCTGCGACGACGCCCATGGCCCCGGAGGTTTTGGCGGAGATGACCGATAAGATGGCCAACGTGTACGGCAACGCCTCCACGTTGTATGGGCTGGGGCGCCAAGCACACACAGTGATGGAGAATAGCCGTCAAGTCATTGCCAACAGTATCAATGCGGCTAGTGACGAGGAGATTATCTTTACCAGTGGGGGCAGTGAAGGCGATAACACCGCCATTACGCAGACCGCACTGGCTCGGCAGTCTTTGGGTAAGCACATCATCACCACCGAAATTGAGCACGAGGCGGTCTTAAAGCCCCTCCACGCACTCGAAGAACAAGGGTTTGAGGTGACCTACCTGCCTGTCGATGAACACGGCCGGATTAGCCTGGATGACTTCAAGGCGGCGTTACGGGACGATACCATCCTCGTGACGATCATGATGGGCAATAACGAAGTGGGTAGCCGGATGCCGATTCACGAGATTGGTGAAATCTTAAAGGATCATCAGGCCTGGTTCCACACGGATGCCGTTCAGACTTATGGCCTGCTGGACATTGACGTTCAGCGCGACCATATCGACCTGCTGTCAACGTCGGCCCACAAGATTAACGGTCCCAAGATGATTGGGTTCCTCTACAAACGCGAGGGCGTCAACTTCCCTAGTCTGATTAAGGGCGGCGACCAGGAAGAAAAGCGTCGGGCCGGTACGGAAAACGTGCCCGCCATTGCCGGTTTTGCCAAGGCGGCTGAGCTTTTGACGCCAGAAGTAAAGGCGGAGAAGCGCGCACGGTTCCATGGTTTTAAGGAACAGGTTGTTCAGGGCTTGACCGCTAATGGCGTAGACTTTGAAGTCAATGGGTCATTGGAAGGGGAAAACCTCGACCACGTCCTGAATATCTGGATTAAAGGGATCTCCACGTACGTGATGCAGACCAATTTAGACCTGGCCGGGATTGCCGTGTCCGGAGGATCTGCTTGCACGGCCGGTTCCATTGAACCCTCCCACGTTTTAACGGCGATGTTTGGTGAAAAGAGTCCCCGGATTGCCGAGTCCATTCGGCTATCCTTTGGTCAACAGACGACCAGCGACGAGATTGACGCGTTTATCAAGAACGTGACGGCAATCGTCAAGCGATTAAGTAAGAAGCATAGTGAGGTGAAGTAG